The proteins below come from a single Melospiza melodia melodia isolate bMelMel2 chromosome 12, bMelMel2.pri, whole genome shotgun sequence genomic window:
- the NME9 gene encoding thioredoxin domain-containing protein 6 isoform X2, producing the protein MAAKKKEVVLQINITSQELWEEVLCLKGLIVVDVYQAWCGPCKPVVNLFQKIKNEVGSDLLHFAVAEVDSIDALEKYRGQCEPVFLFYTGGELVAVVRGADAPLLQKTILKQLAGERKGFHGGEPVVVPDRAFSREQEEQRGGLTG; encoded by the exons ATGGCTGCAAAGAAAAAGGAGGTAGTGCTGCAG ATTAACATTACTAGCCAGGAGCTTTGGGAAGAAGTGCTGTGTCTCAAAGGACTCATTG TTGTTGATGTGTATCAAGCCTGGTGTGGCCCATGCAAACCAGTAGTGAATCTGTTCCAGAAAATCAAGAATGAAGTTGGCAGTGATCtcctgcattttgctgtg GCTGAAGTTGATTCCATTGATGCTCTGGAAAAATACAGAGGACAATGTGAGCCTGTCTTTCTCTTTTATACA GGAGGAGAACTGGTGGCTGTTGTAAGAGGAGCAGATGCACCCTTGCTGCAGAAGACCATCCTGAAACAGCTGGCAGGGGAGAGGAAGGGATTCCATGGAGGAGAGCCTGTGGTG GTGCCAGACAGAGCCTTCTCCAGAGAGCAGGAGGAACAACGGGGAGGACTAACAG GCTGA
- the NME9 gene encoding thioredoxin domain-containing protein 6 isoform X1, protein MLLPFPSAFPWTLGDILNSWSEINITSQELWEEVLCLKGLIVVDVYQAWCGPCKPVVNLFQKIKNEVGSDLLHFAVAEVDSIDALEKYRGQCEPVFLFYTGGELVAVVRGADAPLLQKTILKQLAGERKGFHGGEPVVVPDRAFSREQEEQRGGLTG, encoded by the exons ATGCTGCTGCCCTTTCCCTCTGCCTTTCCTTGGACCTTGGGAGACATCCTGAACAGCTGGTCAGAG ATTAACATTACTAGCCAGGAGCTTTGGGAAGAAGTGCTGTGTCTCAAAGGACTCATTG TTGTTGATGTGTATCAAGCCTGGTGTGGCCCATGCAAACCAGTAGTGAATCTGTTCCAGAAAATCAAGAATGAAGTTGGCAGTGATCtcctgcattttgctgtg GCTGAAGTTGATTCCATTGATGCTCTGGAAAAATACAGAGGACAATGTGAGCCTGTCTTTCTCTTTTATACA GGAGGAGAACTGGTGGCTGTTGTAAGAGGAGCAGATGCACCCTTGCTGCAGAAGACCATCCTGAAACAGCTGGCAGGGGAGAGGAAGGGATTCCATGGAGGAGAGCCTGTGGTG GTGCCAGACAGAGCCTTCTCCAGAGAGCAGGAGGAACAACGGGGAGGACTAACAG GCTGA